The Planifilum fulgidum DNA window ATTTGTATACTGCTGTCAAAGGCATGTTTCAGCAATAACAGATCATCTGTCAAATACTCCCGCATCTCCTGTGGATCAGCCGTTTCCCAATCCATCTCAATGAAACGATTCTTTTCAATCTTCCAGGCATGGTATATTTTGAGGGGTTGTAATTGAAGGGAAGGAGTAATTTGTTCCAAGGAAAACGTGGGATCTGAAGAAGGAAGAATCCCCTGACTTACACCCCAGGTGATTTTGTCTATCGCATCGGCAACCTCATGAAGATTTCTTGTTTCTATTGTCAGAAGAGGTTCAAAGTCTTTGTACGTGACCAGATCGAGTATAAACTCACCTTTAGGGTCCGCTTCCGGCCACCAACCAAGGTCCAATGCATACTTCTCATTATAGAAGAATAACAGAATTTCTTTCGAGAATACGTCGAACCATCTGAGTTCATTATCAGGTGGCACCGTTTCAGGGTCGCAATCCATAAAGTAATTGGTTTCCAATGTCCAGCCCTGATGAATTCTCAAGGGATAATGTCTTAGTCTGCTCACTATTTACCACTCCTACATCAACTCACTTGCTTGTATGGGCTCCTTCTTCCAATCTACTATTATCCATTCCAGATCCGGTATCCCAATCCTTCCCCGAAACCAATTCATTGATATCACGGAGGATTCAAAAAGACCACGACTTCCCCCACCACCTTTCATCGTACCAACAAACAATGCCCTCCAATCTGAGGGCAATATTATCATAAATATCCCCTACATTTCTCCTGTACATGCCTTCTCGATCCAATCCACCACCTCTTCAACACTTCGCGTGGAATAAGTACGACGAGGCTTCTTCTTATCATCATCAATCACTTTCAAGATAAACTGACCCCGGGGATCCCCGGCCGGTTCCCAACCCAAATGGATTTGTATGCTGTTGTCAAAGACATGTTTCAGCAATAACAGATCATCTGTTAAATACTCCCGCATCTCCTGTGGATCAGCTGTTTCCCAATCCATCTCTATAAAACGGTTTCTTTCAAATATCCAGCCGTGATATACTTTGAGCGCTTGCAATCGAAAGGGAGGAGTGATTTGTTCCAATAGGATCAGAAGATGGAAGAATCCCCTGACTTACACCCCAGGTAATCTTATCTATCGCATCGGCAACCTCATGAAGATTTCTTGTTTCTATTGTTAGAAGAGGCTCAAAATCTTCCAAAGTGACCAGATCGAGTATAAACTCACCTTTAGGGTCCGCTTCCGGTCCCCATCCAAGATCCAATCCATATTTATCATTATATTCCATATATAGTATATCTTGCATAAATATATCGGTCCACATAACAGTATCTTCAGGTGACACCATTTCAGGATCGCAATCCATAAAGAAATTGCGCACCATCTTCCATCCCTGATGAATTCTTAAGGGATAATGTCTAACTCTACTCACAATTTTCACTCCTTGATCAGAGGAATTTCTCATTCACCCATTCTTTTTCTTCTTAAAAACCTCGGCTTCTTGTTCTTATCTTTAAGATATTCATTCTCTAATCTTTTTACAGATATCGGATGTCCATGTAACACGGGTGTATTTTTATCTTTCCTCAATTCAGCACGGATCCAGGTGGTTTCATCCCCGCCATCATATCCAACGGGCCTACGTGTATCATAAAAAAAGTAAACAACATTTTTATCCTTATCAACATAAATATATTCGGCTTTCCGTAATGCCTCTCTTTCCAGTTTTTCGTCATCAATATCAGGCAAATATTGTGCTGGAGGCCTCTTCCTTTCACTCCACCGTTTTTGCCTTTTTATGTTTGTAGCCGTGAAGGGTCCACTCTGCTTTCTCAATTCATTGTTAACTCGTCCTAATTGAAATGAGAGTTGCCTCAAACCATCAAAAAAGGAGCGGTACATCCTTCCTTTATAAGCTTTTTCAAAAACATAATATTCCGACAATACCATTGAATCAAAAAAGCCCTCCAATGAGAGGGCATGAAAAATCTCCGCAAAGAAACCGAGAACTCTCTTGCGCTGTTTCACTGGGCTCATCCAGCAAACAATCTCAACAAAATAACAAACACATTTACTGCAAACAGGATCGCTTGGGCGCCAAATCCACGCCAGGCGGAAAACCGGTGGGCAACGGCCAAACCTTTGGACAACACGATGATAAATACGATCTGGAGAATGAATTCGAATAATGAAAACAAATAGAATAAGACCGTCAGAAACAGGTTATTGGTAAGGGCCATCGTTTCCTCTAAAAACAATTCATGGCCGAATAAAAAGAGTAAAGGAATCCATAACAAGAATTTGGCGCTGTAGATCACGGTGGCCCACGCTACGGTTGTCCGGGTTTCCCGCCAAGTGCCCGCGCCCCCGAGGAGCCGGCTGGTTCCATGCACAATCAAACTGTATATCCCCCAATTCAATGCCCCGACAAGCGGGCCGATAATCACGGACAGGATCAATATCTCTGCCAAAGAAAATTTGTCTCCCATGTTGATAGATGATGCAATGTCCATCATCGAAATGATGCCGAACACAGTGATCAGCCAAAACATTTCCTTGCCGGAGGTATTCTCCAGTTTCTCCTCGATCACCTCACCGGTTCTGTACCAAATCGAAAACACAGGATTTTCACCCATTTTCACCCCACCTTTCAACCCGGAAAATAACTTCCAAACCAGGACACAAAGTAAAATAATAGATTTTTGGAACGGAACATAAAATCAAAACCAATACAAACCTTTCAGGCCAAAAATATGATACACATTCACTCTATCTACTAACATTTATTCTGTCAATTAATAAAATGTTCTATTGGATAGAAATAGCATCCGATGGCTCCATTCACTCAATATGACTGAAAGGGCGCGGCACATCCCTTTTTCCCGGGATGATGCCACGCCGCTTTTTTCCTTCCCTTTCCCCCCTGTCACGACAACGCCTTGGCCAAGGCCCGGCCCGCCTGCCTCCCCGTAAACAGGCAACCGCCGAGGAAAGTGCCCTCCAGGGCCCGGTAGCCATGGACTCCGCCGCCGCCAAAGCCGGCCACCTCCCCGGCCGCATACAGACCCGGCACCGGATTGCCCGAGGAATCCAGCACCCGGCCGGACAAGTCCGTCTGGAGTCCGCCCAGGGTTTTTCGGGTGAGTATGTGCAGGCGCACCGCGATGAGGGGACCGTTTTTCGGATCCAGCAACTTGTGCGGTTTGGCCACCCGCGTCAGACGATCGCCGATATAGTTCCGTGCAACGCGAATGGCGGCAATCTGCAAATCCTTGGTAAAGGAATTCTCAATCTCCCGGTCCCGCGCCCGGATCTGCCGTTCAATCTCCTCCGGATCCAGCAGATTCTCCCCCGTCAGCCGGTTCATGCCCTCCACCAGTTCCGGAAGGGTGCCGGCGATGACAAAATCCTCCCCGTGATCCAAAAACGCCTGAACCGGATCCGTCGGGCCGGGCAGCACCCGTTGCCGGATCACCTCCTTGAGGTTCTTCTCCGTCAGATCCGGATTTTGCTCGGAGCCGGACAGAGCAAATTCCTTCTCAACGATTTTCTGGGTCAGGATGAACCAGGAATAATCATAGCCCGTCTTCAAGATGGCCTTCAGGGTTCCCAGCGTGTCAAAGCCCGGCAGGTACGGAACGGGAAGCCGTTTTCCCGTCGCATCCAGCCAGACGGAGGAGGGGCCTGGCAGAATGCGAATGCCGTGATGGGGCCAGATCGGGTTCCAGTTTTTGATTCCCTCCGTGTAATGCCACATGCGATCCCGGTTGACAATGCGGCCCCCCGCCCGCTCGGCGATGGCCAACATTCGGCCGTCCACATGGGCCGGAACCCCGGAGAGCATGTTTTTTGGCGGCTTTCCCAACCAGGACGGCCAGTGCCGGCGAACGAGCTCCAGGTTGCCTCCGATGCCTCCGCTGGAGACCAGGACGGCTTGGGCATGAAATTCAAATTCGCCGATCACTTCCCGGGAGCTCGCTTCCCCGCGCTTGGCATCGCTTGGAACGAGGATGGAGCCTTTCACCCCGGTGACGGCACCGCTTTTGGTCACCAATTCATCCACCCGGTGACGCGGGCGGTAATCGATCAGACCCTTTTCCATGGCGGCCCGGACCCGCTGTTCAAAGGCGGTGACCAGGGCCGGACCGGTCCCCCAAACGATGTGAAACCGGGGCACGGAGTTGCCGGGACCGTCGGCGAGGTACCCTCCCCGCTCCGCCCAAGCGACGACCGGGAAAAAGCGGATTCCGTGCTCCACAAGCCACGCGCGCTTTTCCCCCGCCGCAAAGTCCACATATGCCTCCGCCCATTTGATCGCCCAATAATCCTCGTCCTTTTCCCGGTCAAAACCCGCGGTGCCCATCCAGTCCTGCCAGGCCAGTTCCCGGGAATCCTTGATCCCCAACCGCCGCTGTTCGGGAGAATCCACCAGGAACAGCCCGCCGAAGGACCACCAAGCTTGCCCGCCCAGCGACGCCTCCGGTTCCTGGTCCAGCAGGAGCACCTTTTTCCCCGCATCGGCCAGTTCGGCGGCGGCCACCAATCCGGCCAGGCCGGCTCCCACCACGATGACGTCCGAATCCATCGCGTTCACCCTCCGCAATTTTTCGTGTATGTTTAATCTTTTCCGACAAAATCGGCGAAACTCCTTTTTTTCCTCGGTGATTTCTCACAGGGAACGGTTTTTTTGCTTCGGCTCCCCGCTTCTGAAATAATAAAATTGGAGTGAAATTTATCCGGAAAGGAGCATCACACCGTGAAGGTTTTTGTG harbors:
- a CDS encoding YIP1 family protein, yielding MGENPVFSIWYRTGEVIEEKLENTSGKEMFWLITVFGIISMMDIASSINMGDKFSLAEILILSVIIGPLVGALNWGIYSLIVHGTSRLLGGAGTWRETRTTVAWATVIYSAKFLLWIPLLFLFGHELFLEETMALTNNLFLTVLFYLFSLFEFILQIVFIIVLSKGLAVAHRFSAWRGFGAQAILFAVNVFVILLRLFAG
- a CDS encoding FAD-binding dehydrogenase — translated: MDSDVIVVGAGLAGLVAAAELADAGKKVLLLDQEPEASLGGQAWWSFGGLFLVDSPEQRRLGIKDSRELAWQDWMGTAGFDREKDEDYWAIKWAEAYVDFAAGEKRAWLVEHGIRFFPVVAWAERGGYLADGPGNSVPRFHIVWGTGPALVTAFEQRVRAAMEKGLIDYRPRHRVDELVTKSGAVTGVKGSILVPSDAKRGEASSREVIGEFEFHAQAVLVSSGGIGGNLELVRRHWPSWLGKPPKNMLSGVPAHVDGRMLAIAERAGGRIVNRDRMWHYTEGIKNWNPIWPHHGIRILPGPSSVWLDATGKRLPVPYLPGFDTLGTLKAILKTGYDYSWFILTQKIVEKEFALSGSEQNPDLTEKNLKEVIRQRVLPGPTDPVQAFLDHGEDFVIAGTLPELVEGMNRLTGENLLDPEEIERQIRARDREIENSFTKDLQIAAIRVARNYIGDRLTRVAKPHKLLDPKNGPLIAVRLHILTRKTLGGLQTDLSGRVLDSSGNPVPGLYAAGEVAGFGGGGVHGYRALEGTFLGGCLFTGRQAGRALAKALS